The genomic region TTTGTTTTTTCTGATGGCTTATTCGCTGAACCTCGGCGGATTCGGTGAAACCCAAACGACAGTGACCATACCGGGGCCCACCGAGATGGTCTCTTCATCCTCTACCTCGAGCGGGGATTCCAGCCCGGAACGCATCTACAAGACTTACGCGGACTCGGTGGTGCAGATAGTGTCGACCTTCGAGGGACAGGCCGACTTCTTCCATTCTGGTGGCGAGCAGCAGGGAATCGGTTCAGGCTTTGTCGCTTCGACTGAAGGTTATATCCTCACCAACGCACATGTAGTTACAAGCGAGGGTGCAAGCAGTACGACGCGGGCTAATGACGTCGAGGTCAATTTCGCTAACGGCAAGAAAGCCAAGGCGTCGATCGTCGGCTATGACCTGACCAGCAGTGACGTTGCCGTCCTCAAGATCGATCCCGCGGGACTCGACCTGGTGCCGGTAGCGCTTGGCGACTCGGACAAAGTCGTCGTCGGCGAACCAGTTGTCGCCATCGGCAGCCCCTTTGGAGAATATGCCGGTTCGCTGACCTCGGGCATCGTCAGTGCCATCAATCGTACTGTCGAATCGCCTGAGAAAGGCTTCAGCATCCAGGACGCCATCCAGACAGACGCCGCTATCAACCAGGGCAACAGTGGTGGCCCCCTGTTCAATTCCCGCGGCGAAGTGATCGGCCTCAACGAGCAGATAGCTACGACCACCGGCGGTTCGGTCGGCGTCGGCTTTGCGGTCCCCATCAACACCGCCAAGAAAGTGATGGAACAGATCATCGCCAATGGTGAGGTCGAATATGCCTGGTTGGGCGTCATCGGCCAGAGTGTCGATCCCGATACGGCAAAGGAAGAACAGCTATCGGTAGAGCAGGGCGCCCTGATCACCGAAGTGGTCGCCAACGCCCCGGCGGAGCAGGCCGGACTCAAGGCCGGTGATGTGGTCACCGGGATAGATGGCCAGAAGATGGATTCCATGGAGGCCGTCTCCGGTTACCTGGCCCAGCGAAAGCCTGGGGACAAGATCAGGCTGACCTACGCGCGGGGCACGGAGTCCCAGGAGATCGAGATCGAGCTCGCCAAGCGGCCAGAGCGCGTCTAGCGGCTCGGGGGCAGCAGTGGGGCTGCCGGCGGTAATGCCTGCGGGCCAGTGGCAAGACCTGCACCAGAAGCAATAACGGCCCGGTTTGAGGCCAGCGCTGCGTGGTAGTATAAGCCTGCCATGCCGGGACGCTCCGCACTCATCTACAGCGACAGCTACATGGGCTATAATTTCAGCCCCTGGCACCCCATGAAGCCGGTGCGGCTGCAGCTGACCGCCGAACTCATCAGGGCTTACGCCCTTCCTGATCTTCCCGAT from Actinomycetota bacterium harbors:
- a CDS encoding trypsin-like peptidase domain-containing protein, with protein sequence MKKLVNMITSGIAGLVGAALFFLMAYSLNLGGFGETQTTVTIPGPTEMVSSSSTSSGDSSPERIYKTYADSVVQIVSTFEGQADFFHSGGEQQGIGSGFVASTEGYILTNAHVVTSEGASSTTRANDVEVNFANGKKAKASIVGYDLTSSDVAVLKIDPAGLDLVPVALGDSDKVVVGEPVVAIGSPFGEYAGSLTSGIVSAINRTVESPEKGFSIQDAIQTDAAINQGNSGGPLFNSRGEVIGLNEQIATTTGGSVGVGFAVPINTAKKVMEQIIANGEVEYAWLGVIGQSVDPDTAKEEQLSVEQGALITEVVANAPAEQAGLKAGDVVTGIDGQKMDSMEAVSGYLAQRKPGDKIRLTYARGTESQEIEIELAKRPERV